A single genomic interval of Bacillus oleivorans harbors:
- a CDS encoding 8-oxo-dGTP diphosphatase, with protein MAETVNYKLWTVCMVQDGNRILLIDRQHDDFKGFIPPGGKVEFPESIVDGAIREVKEETGLEVRNLIFKGIYEYVNPIAKDRYMIFNYLTRDFKGELLENPPEGRLVWVDIEEAKCLPMQKSIRRRFPLFFEEGTFEIHVEWDDIKDEESKVWIKRT; from the coding sequence ATGGCCGAAACAGTCAATTACAAGTTATGGACCGTTTGTATGGTGCAAGATGGAAATCGGATATTGCTGATTGACCGGCAGCACGATGATTTTAAAGGGTTTATCCCACCCGGCGGAAAAGTAGAATTCCCTGAAAGTATTGTGGACGGGGCGATCCGCGAAGTAAAAGAAGAAACGGGATTGGAAGTTAGAAATCTCATATTTAAAGGAATATATGAATATGTGAACCCAATAGCAAAAGACCGATATATGATTTTTAACTATCTTACTAGAGATTTTAAAGGAGAGCTGCTCGAGAATCCTCCAGAAGGGAGACTGGTCTGGGTCGACATCGAGGAAGCAAAGTGTCTCCCGATGCAAAAATCCATTCGTCGAAGGTTTCCGCTATTTTTTGAAGAAGGAACGTTTGAGATTCATGTAGAATGGGACGATATAAAGGATGAGGAAAGTAAAGTATGGATTAAAAGAACCTGA
- a CDS encoding PepSY domain-containing protein codes for MKKIKGIKIGGAILAAVLIFTVVWQIGQAFTSAEPLTKEDASSLVQEKYNSSIIDISEQSDEFHIKFGTDAGEYAVEISREKGEIRNLTKLAQQSPATEKVRTEDEIREQIAQQVKGKIEKVEQKQEGENLIYTVVVRSETEITTLKIDAYTGETVDTVTEAIKQPEEEPAKRLTESEAVEIALQRVSGKVDDIELEQSGGTIYYLIEIEREEEEDATVQVNALSGEVMSVTWED; via the coding sequence ATGAAAAAAATAAAAGGTATAAAAATCGGTGGTGCCATCCTGGCTGCTGTTCTTATTTTTACGGTAGTGTGGCAAATCGGTCAAGCCTTTACCTCTGCAGAACCGTTGACTAAGGAAGATGCCAGTAGTCTAGTACAAGAGAAATATAACAGCAGCATTATCGATATTAGTGAACAGAGTGATGAATTTCACATTAAATTCGGAACAGATGCGGGCGAGTACGCCGTTGAGATAAGCCGTGAAAAAGGTGAGATTCGGAATTTAACAAAACTAGCCCAACAAAGTCCAGCCACAGAAAAAGTACGGACTGAAGATGAGATTAGAGAACAGATAGCTCAGCAAGTGAAAGGTAAAATCGAGAAAGTCGAACAGAAACAAGAGGGAGAAAACCTTATCTATACGGTAGTCGTCCGCAGTGAAACTGAGATAACTACTCTAAAAATCGATGCTTATACTGGTGAAACAGTAGATACTGTCACAGAGGCAATAAAACAGCCGGAAGAGGAACCTGCAAAAAGACTAACAGAAAGTGAAGCTGTTGAGATTGCTCTACAGCGTGTAAGCGGAAAAGTGGACGATATTGAATTAGAGCAATCAGGCGGAACGATCTATTATTTGATTGAAATAGAAAGAGAAGAGGAAGAGGACGCGACTGTTCAAGTAAATGCCCTATCAGGGGAAGTGATGTCTGTAACATGGGAAGATTAA
- a CDS encoding hydroxysqualene dehydroxylase — MDWDVVIVGAGLAGLSCGLELALKNKKVLLLEVDPVVGGRCSNWNENGMEVESGFHRFIGYYTALPALLKKAGVEVDEMVTWEEKIDVLIKGKNKKLVVGISPLMGPVKMLRGIFGNQDILTTKDKLSLVPFFIRGFKDYLLAPVKLDSYSVKEYANLHKVTDNALHYLLIPLSSGIFFLPPDRYSAYAFFGLFAPAVPKFYKMRNGAYLGGMTDVMCQPIADKIIELGGSIELGVNVTDVLTDEHGTVIGVKTESGEEYRGKHVVIAASLVGAKQILEKFKNEPSFQNLFKLPTMPAATLQIELTEPVLEKDITTFGPKTSLASFAEQSRTTFRRSNGRLSIILTPAEDFLMKSPDETLKIVVEDAKALGIHLEGKIKDYRQINHPADFYSLAPGVDPLRPTQATAITGLTLAGDYTRQPYFSTMEGAVVSGQRAAQLVEKALGEV; from the coding sequence ATGGATTGGGACGTTGTTATAGTAGGCGCAGGACTAGCAGGATTATCTTGCGGTTTAGAATTGGCTCTCAAAAATAAAAAAGTATTGCTGCTAGAAGTAGATCCTGTTGTTGGAGGAAGATGTTCAAATTGGAATGAAAACGGGATGGAGGTTGAATCAGGCTTTCACCGTTTTATCGGCTACTATACAGCTCTCCCAGCTTTGTTAAAAAAGGCTGGGGTTGAAGTAGATGAAATGGTCACATGGGAAGAAAAAATCGATGTTCTTATTAAAGGAAAAAACAAAAAGCTAGTGGTAGGGATTTCTCCTTTGATGGGGCCAGTTAAAATGTTAAGAGGAATCTTTGGAAATCAGGATATTCTTACAACAAAGGATAAACTTTCTCTTGTTCCCTTTTTTATAAGAGGCTTTAAGGATTATTTATTGGCTCCTGTAAAGCTGGACTCTTATAGTGTAAAAGAGTATGCAAATTTACATAAGGTAACGGATAACGCTTTGCATTATTTACTTATTCCTTTAAGCTCTGGTATCTTCTTTTTGCCGCCGGACCGTTATTCTGCCTATGCTTTTTTCGGATTGTTTGCACCGGCGGTCCCAAAGTTTTATAAAATGAGAAATGGTGCTTATTTAGGCGGGATGACAGATGTTATGTGCCAGCCAATCGCAGATAAAATTATCGAGCTAGGAGGTTCCATTGAGCTTGGAGTAAATGTAACAGATGTGCTCACGGACGAACACGGGACTGTGATTGGAGTGAAGACCGAAAGTGGTGAAGAATACAGAGGAAAGCATGTCGTGATTGCGGCCTCCTTAGTTGGAGCGAAACAGATTCTAGAGAAATTTAAAAATGAACCTAGCTTTCAAAACTTATTTAAGTTACCAACCATGCCGGCAGCCACATTGCAAATCGAGTTAACTGAGCCTGTCTTAGAAAAGGATATTACAACATTCGGACCAAAGACATCACTAGCAAGCTTTGCTGAACAGTCGCGGACCACCTTCCGCAGATCAAACGGGCGGTTATCGATTATATTGACACCGGCTGAAGACTTTTTAATGAAATCACCGGACGAGACTTTAAAAATTGTAGTGGAGGATGCAAAAGCGCTGGGTATTCATCTTGAAGGGAAAATTAAAGATTACAGACAAATCAACCACCCTGCCGATTTCTACAGTCTGGCTCCAGGGGTCGACCCATTAAGACCAACTCAAGCTACTGCCATTACAGGCTTGACCTTAGCTGGTGATTATACACGTCAGCCCTATTTTTCTACCATGGAAGGAGCCGTTGTTTCAGGACAAAGGGCGGCACAATTGGTGGAAAAAGCCCTGGGGGAAGTGTGA
- a CDS encoding response regulator transcription factor, with product MTQQKILIVEDEEKIARVLELELDFEGYQTEKALDGLEGLRLYREQSWDLVLLDIMIPGISGIELLRRIRSTDADTPVIMLTAKDSIEDKVSGLDLGANDYITKPFQIEEVLARVRAALRMSRKQTVQTTKDPDWLQVGSLKLNEITREVIRGQEAIELTPREFDLLAFLMKNTRHVLSREQLLNGVWGYDYYGDTNVVDVYIRYLRNKIDKPFDGPALIHTVRGVGYVLKESK from the coding sequence ATGACACAGCAAAAGATTTTGATTGTGGAAGACGAAGAAAAGATTGCTCGGGTTTTAGAATTGGAACTGGATTTTGAAGGCTACCAAACCGAAAAAGCATTAGATGGTCTAGAAGGCTTGCGGCTTTATCGGGAACAGTCATGGGATCTAGTGCTGCTTGATATCATGATACCCGGGATAAGCGGGATTGAATTACTTCGAAGAATTCGCTCCACTGATGCAGATACACCTGTTATTATGCTAACGGCTAAGGATTCAATAGAGGACAAGGTTTCCGGTTTAGACTTGGGAGCTAATGATTATATTACCAAACCTTTTCAAATAGAAGAGGTCCTAGCACGTGTCCGGGCTGCTTTAAGAATGAGCAGAAAACAAACTGTGCAAACAACAAAAGATCCAGACTGGCTCCAGGTCGGCAGTTTAAAACTGAACGAAATAACAAGAGAAGTGATACGTGGTCAAGAGGCTATCGAATTAACACCTAGAGAATTTGATTTGCTAGCCTTTTTAATGAAAAATACGCGGCATGTCTTAAGTCGGGAGCAGCTCCTCAATGGAGTCTGGGGATACGATTACTATGGAGATACGAACGTAGTTGACGTCTATATCCGTTATTTACGAAACAAGATTGATAAACCGTTTGATGGACCTGCATTGATTCATACGGTTCGCGGCGTCGGCTATGTGTTAAAGGAATCGAAATGA
- a CDS encoding AAA family ATPase encodes MLFIQMSGFPGSGKSTLARLIAERTGAVIIDHDIIKSALMQSIDTDITPKAAGKISYHIDWALVDFQLSQGFDVILDSPCFYTEMIERGMKLARKYDAQYKYVECYLNDLQEIDRRLKNRARMISQIHSVIATEEQFQSWVNNSKRPEGIDYLVVDSSKPIRHYFNRVIQYIES; translated from the coding sequence ATGTTATTTATCCAAATGTCTGGATTTCCAGGATCAGGAAAGTCTACGCTTGCTAGGTTAATAGCTGAAAGAACCGGGGCAGTGATTATTGATCACGATATCATTAAATCTGCCTTAATGCAGTCGATTGATACAGACATAACTCCTAAAGCTGCCGGGAAAATTTCTTATCATATTGATTGGGCTCTTGTCGATTTCCAGCTTTCACAGGGATTTGATGTCATTTTAGATAGCCCTTGTTTTTATACGGAAATGATTGAGCGAGGGATGAAGCTCGCAAGAAAGTATGATGCCCAATATAAATACGTGGAGTGTTACCTCAATGATCTTCAAGAGATTGACCGAAGGCTAAAAAATCGTGCACGGATGATTAGCCAAATTCACAGTGTGATTGCTACTGAAGAGCAGTTTCAAAGTTGGGTGAATAATAGTAAACGACCCGAGGGTATTGATTACCTTGTCGTTGATTCATCTAAACCAATCCGTCATTACTTTAATAGGGTGATTCAATATATTGAGAGCTAA
- a CDS encoding PepSY domain-containing protein — translation MKKKVWIASGIAGIVLLGGAVGAGAIAIPKVNENLIPIDKAQEISLNEVNGTVESIELEQEHGRFVYDVDVNPKNSNDDVEVDVDAVTGAVVKVDDDRIDDDNQTSVNNSGQQNQEIITQEEAIAIAVADTPGKAVEVDFDGDDGDYEIEVRDGQLKVEYKIDAYTGNILEKETEDDDWDDED, via the coding sequence ATGAAGAAAAAAGTTTGGATCGCCAGTGGAATTGCCGGAATCGTTCTACTAGGGGGAGCAGTCGGAGCAGGAGCCATTGCGATCCCAAAAGTGAACGAAAACCTGATACCAATTGATAAGGCTCAGGAAATTTCTCTTAATGAAGTAAATGGCACAGTAGAGAGTATTGAGCTTGAACAAGAACATGGCCGTTTTGTATATGATGTCGATGTTAATCCTAAGAACAGTAATGATGATGTTGAAGTAGATGTCGATGCTGTAACTGGAGCGGTTGTAAAAGTGGATGATGATCGAATTGACGATGACAATCAAACATCTGTAAATAATTCCGGCCAGCAAAACCAAGAAATCATTACACAAGAAGAAGCGATTGCTATTGCTGTGGCGGATACACCAGGGAAAGCAGTTGAAGTTGACTTTGACGGAGACGATGGAGACTATGAAATTGAAGTGAGAGATGGTCAATTAAAAGTAGAATATAAGATTGATGCTTATACTGGTAACATTCTCGAAAAAGAAACAGAAGATGATGATTGGGATGATGAGGATTAA
- a CDS encoding alpha/beta hydrolase family protein → MEYPLSLTVNGLTLRGMAHKPEIKGQSACPVVILFHGFTGSKTEGKSLFVRYARELLKNGIGTIRFDFSGSGESDGLFSNMTFSQEVYEAKEIFKMVQTLEWVDPDKIMLTGFSMGGAIAAQVAKEYPNRIHKLCLWSPAGNMNQIACSYFEKSPKLPNGNMDIGGLELSRSFYEDLKDRNLYEGISIYQNPVLIIHGTNDQSVPYIFGQKYAEVFVNNRVRIHLIQDADHVFSRLGWIEELFELSVQFLSE, encoded by the coding sequence ATGGAATATCCGCTATCATTAACTGTAAATGGATTAACATTACGCGGGATGGCTCACAAACCTGAAATTAAGGGTCAATCAGCTTGCCCTGTGGTCATCCTGTTTCATGGTTTTACCGGTTCAAAAACGGAAGGGAAGTCTTTGTTTGTCCGATATGCCCGTGAACTTTTAAAAAACGGGATTGGTACGATCCGCTTTGACTTTTCCGGTTCAGGTGAAAGTGATGGATTATTTTCGAATATGACTTTTAGTCAGGAAGTTTATGAAGCAAAAGAAATTTTTAAAATGGTGCAAACGTTGGAATGGGTCGATCCGGACAAAATAATGCTAACTGGATTTAGTATGGGCGGAGCAATTGCGGCCCAGGTAGCAAAAGAGTATCCTAATAGAATACATAAACTATGTCTATGGTCACCTGCAGGTAATATGAATCAGATAGCATGCTCATACTTTGAAAAAAGTCCAAAATTGCCAAATGGGAATATGGATATTGGCGGACTAGAGCTGAGCCGTTCATTTTACGAAGATTTAAAAGACCGTAATTTATATGAAGGAATTTCGATTTATCAAAATCCAGTTTTAATTATTCACGGTACGAATGATCAATCCGTGCCTTATATATTTGGGCAAAAATATGCGGAAGTTTTTGTAAATAACCGGGTGAGGATTCACCTTATCCAGGACGCCGATCATGTATTTTCTAGACTGGGCTGGATTGAGGAGCTATTTGAGCTGAGTGTTCAATTTTTATCAGAATAA
- the lepB gene encoding signal peptidase I translates to MFAKKILSELYSWSKAIIFAIVLALIISVFIIQPFTVSGISMEPTLDGGNPMDQEQKGDRLIVFKTPYLLGKIPEYGDIVIIDSRVDRSRTIKDDILESPLITLLTNSPEEEIAWVKRVIGKPGDEIKIEDGQLYRNGEAVVEGYISAKMENDMEATVVPNDKIFVMGDNRNHSTDSRVIGPVPVENVLGKVVLRFYPFDKLELF, encoded by the coding sequence ATGTTCGCAAAAAAGATTCTAAGTGAGCTCTACAGCTGGAGTAAAGCAATTATATTCGCTATAGTTTTGGCATTAATTATTAGTGTTTTTATCATTCAGCCCTTTACGGTAAGCGGGATCTCGATGGAACCTACCCTAGATGGAGGCAATCCAATGGATCAGGAGCAAAAGGGAGACCGATTAATAGTATTTAAAACTCCTTATCTTTTAGGAAAAATACCTGAATATGGTGATATCGTCATTATCGATAGCCGTGTTGATAGATCACGAACCATTAAAGATGACATTCTGGAAAGTCCTCTTATTACGTTACTTACTAATTCCCCAGAGGAAGAAATAGCCTGGGTTAAGCGGGTAATCGGAAAACCGGGAGATGAAATCAAAATTGAAGATGGACAATTGTACCGGAACGGAGAAGCTGTTGTTGAAGGCTACATCAGCGCAAAGATGGAGAATGACATGGAAGCTACTGTTGTCCCGAATGATAAAATCTTTGTAATGGGTGACAACCGCAACCATAGCACCGATAGCAGAGTGATTGGTCCAGTACCGGTTGAAAATGTCTTAGGTAAAGTTGTATTGAGATTTTATCCATTTGATAAGTTGGAGTTATTTTAA
- a CDS encoding acetate--CoA ligase: MDVSGILQVVSNSRLVFPNEEKQQSTVMGSRKAFQDLLEQSQQDPAAFWNHVASELTWYEPWKETITGELPDFRFFTEGISNPCVNLLDRHIEKGAGNRTALIWEGENGDTKFFTYQMLLAEVNRFANTLKSFGVKKGDCVAIFLPNLAEAVIAVLACFRIGAIYNTIFSGYSEKSLKDRLVSFEPKVIVTADATERRGKVIHLKEKVDRVIPDIPSAQVVIVVNRLGLDIQMEEGRDYWWEEVTKRASINCEPERIEANEPGIVFYTSGTTGKPKGVVHSGIAFVIQNYIYAKYHMDHRDDDVFWCTADIGWLTMHIWGIAGSLANGVTTIVYEGAIDYPTKDRAYQIIEKYRVKKVFTAPTALRMLKSIGEKPLQTYDLSCLDVVSLVGEPFDAETWQWTYEVLGKKKIYVNNTWGQTETAGSPIAGAAWLTPMKPGSAGVPFLGGVFDVVDEEGKPVKPNTLGNLVIKKPFPMLCRTLWKEPERYYASYYSQVKGCYYASDLALVDEDGYIWVVGRSDDAINVAGHRLSTMEMESAVLECPGISESAVTGVPDEIKGEVPVVFARLNEGAEGSDELKEMIHARINQQIGKIAAPKTIIFTDTLPKTVSGKIMRRLLKEIIVKGTVTGDVTGLEDPATVTQIKELVEERALKK, from the coding sequence ATGGATGTAAGTGGCATTTTGCAGGTAGTTTCGAATAGTAGACTCGTCTTTCCAAACGAAGAAAAACAACAGTCAACAGTAATGGGAAGCAGAAAAGCATTTCAGGATCTTCTTGAACAGTCGCAGCAAGATCCTGCTGCCTTTTGGAATCATGTAGCAAGTGAGTTAACATGGTATGAACCATGGAAGGAAACAATCACGGGTGAGCTTCCTGATTTTCGTTTTTTTACAGAAGGGATCAGTAATCCATGTGTTAATTTACTAGATCGCCATATAGAAAAGGGTGCTGGAAATCGAACCGCTCTTATTTGGGAGGGTGAAAACGGGGACACCAAATTTTTTACCTATCAAATGCTTCTTGCAGAGGTCAATAGATTTGCAAATACCCTGAAGTCTTTTGGTGTAAAAAAGGGTGATTGTGTTGCGATTTTTCTTCCAAATCTCGCCGAAGCTGTCATTGCCGTTTTAGCTTGTTTCCGTATAGGTGCGATATACAATACGATTTTCTCGGGGTACTCGGAAAAATCATTAAAGGATCGTCTGGTAAGCTTTGAACCTAAAGTGATTGTTACAGCAGATGCAACGGAGCGAAGAGGGAAGGTCATTCACCTAAAAGAAAAAGTGGATCGCGTAATTCCAGACATCCCATCGGCCCAAGTGGTTATCGTTGTGAACCGATTAGGTTTGGATATTCAAATGGAAGAGGGACGTGATTACTGGTGGGAAGAGGTAACCAAGAGGGCAAGTATCAATTGTGAACCTGAAAGAATCGAGGCCAATGAACCCGGCATTGTCTTTTATACGAGCGGAACGACAGGCAAGCCAAAAGGTGTGGTCCATTCTGGAATAGCATTTGTGATTCAAAATTATATATATGCTAAATATCATATGGACCATCGTGATGATGATGTGTTCTGGTGTACTGCTGATATAGGCTGGCTAACGATGCACATATGGGGAATAGCAGGTTCATTGGCGAATGGGGTTACTACTATTGTTTATGAGGGTGCTATCGATTATCCAACTAAAGATCGGGCGTATCAAATTATCGAAAAATATCGGGTCAAAAAGGTATTTACTGCACCAACCGCTTTACGGATGTTAAAAAGTATCGGAGAAAAACCGCTGCAAACCTATGATCTTTCCTGTCTTGATGTCGTTTCATTAGTAGGTGAACCATTCGATGCTGAAACCTGGCAATGGACGTACGAAGTTTTAGGCAAGAAAAAGATATATGTCAATAATACATGGGGGCAAACAGAAACAGCCGGATCACCCATTGCCGGAGCGGCATGGCTAACACCGATGAAACCTGGTTCAGCTGGAGTTCCATTCTTAGGCGGAGTGTTTGATGTAGTGGATGAAGAAGGCAAACCGGTCAAACCTAATACATTAGGGAACTTAGTCATTAAAAAACCATTTCCAATGCTATGCCGGACCCTTTGGAAAGAACCAGAGCGGTATTATGCCTCTTATTACAGCCAGGTCAAAGGCTGCTATTATGCCAGTGACTTAGCATTAGTCGATGAAGATGGATATATTTGGGTAGTAGGCCGTTCCGATGATGCAATTAATGTGGCAGGGCACCGGTTAAGTACAATGGAGATGGAGAGTGCAGTGCTAGAATGCCCGGGCATTTCTGAAAGCGCTGTCACCGGAGTTCCGGATGAAATCAAAGGGGAGGTACCAGTAGTATTTGCCCGCTTGAACGAAGGGGCTGAAGGATCTGATGAATTAAAGGAAATGATTCATGCCCGGATTAATCAGCAAATCGGTAAAATTGCCGCTCCTAAAACCATTATCTTTACAGATACGCTGCCAAAAACAGTCAGCGGAAAAATCATGCGACGTCTATTAAAAGAAATTATTGTAAAAGGAACGGTGACTGGTGATGTCACAGGTCTTGAAGATCCGGCAACCGTTACTCAAATAAAAGAATTAGTGGAAGAAAGAGCTTTGAAAAAGTAA
- a CDS encoding DJ-1/PfpI family protein, producing MIKVLFFTFPLYADFEVAHPLFFLRKVGKAEITTVTADGKPVESVGGLFVTPQYALSDINVTEYNLVLLPGGDGIHEVINESSLQEVIQEAFQNEIPIASICASSAFLAKAGLLKGKKFTCTPATYEQFNDLFSDGEYTGAKVEIGNRFITAKGTAFPEFTIAMGNLIGMWRDEKQADFVYQFSKGNIN from the coding sequence ATGATTAAAGTACTTTTCTTCACTTTTCCTCTATATGCTGATTTCGAGGTGGCCCATCCTCTATTTTTCTTAAGGAAAGTTGGGAAAGCCGAAATTACCACAGTTACGGCTGATGGGAAACCTGTTGAAAGCGTAGGGGGGTTATTTGTCACGCCTCAATATGCCCTTTCGGATATTAATGTAACTGAGTACAATCTTGTGCTGCTTCCTGGCGGTGACGGGATTCACGAGGTTATCAATGAATCTTCTCTTCAGGAAGTAATACAAGAGGCCTTTCAAAACGAGATCCCGATTGCATCTATATGCGCATCGTCTGCCTTTCTTGCAAAAGCAGGTCTGCTGAAAGGGAAAAAATTCACCTGTACTCCTGCCACTTACGAACAGTTCAATGATTTATTTAGTGATGGAGAATATACGGGCGCAAAGGTCGAAATCGGTAATAGATTCATAACAGCAAAAGGAACAGCATTTCCCGAATTCACCATTGCGATGGGGAATTTGATCGGAATGTGGCGGGATGAGAAACAGGCAGATTTTGTCTATCAATTTAGTAAAGGGAACATTAATTGA
- a CDS encoding AAA family ATPase, which translates to MIIWINGTFGSGKSTAAYELQRRIRSSFVYDPERFGYWLMRNVPREIAKPDFQDYPLWREANYQLLKQISQDYKGIMIVPMTLTNEIYFNEIIGKLRNNGIEIKHYTLMATEQTIEKRLRQRFEGKKSWAYQQMEARLKSLARDTFKEHIMTDHMTIDEVVATIAKRSGVELLPDRRTKIKKRVDRLVITLKMGLLK; encoded by the coding sequence TTGATTATTTGGATTAATGGAACCTTTGGATCAGGCAAATCAACCGCGGCCTATGAGTTACAAAGAAGGATACGCTCTTCATTCGTATACGATCCGGAGAGATTTGGCTATTGGCTTATGAGAAATGTCCCGAGAGAAATTGCAAAACCTGACTTTCAAGATTATCCTTTGTGGAGGGAAGCGAATTACCAATTATTAAAACAAATCTCCCAAGATTACAAAGGAATTATGATTGTTCCTATGACTCTTACAAATGAAATCTATTTTAATGAAATTATTGGAAAATTAAGAAATAATGGTATTGAAATAAAGCACTATACCTTAATGGCGACTGAACAAACGATCGAAAAGAGGTTAAGACAAAGGTTTGAGGGCAAAAAGTCTTGGGCATATCAGCAAATGGAAGCAAGGCTTAAAAGCTTAGCCAGAGATACCTTTAAAGAACATATCATGACAGATCATATGACCATAGATGAAGTGGTGGCGACAATTGCTAAACGATCTGGAGTTGAACTGCTGCCTGACCGGCGGACAAAGATTAAAAAAAGGGTTGACCGGTTAGTGATTACCTTAAAAATGGGTCTTTTAAAATAG
- a CDS encoding sensor histidine kinase produces the protein MKLRNRIHLYTSVLFIGLLILIHAAIYFSFSQMILKSELEQTTLEAERIMEALGQTEGSVPAADLLRAYVPINGMVRIVNPDGSQLTTVTAAEQEQLFDQPFAFQQSEQREIVEYDGIPHSFVSIPMIWMNGEIVNLQVNENLEAVADNLRVLQIVLLVVTVIATIPVLLSAGLLSNLLTKPISSMIETMREIRKSGHFKRIHLPKKSQNELYLLGETFNEMMDLLEKNYAKQEQFVSNASHELKTPLTIIESYANLLKRRGKEQPELFDESVEAIHSEAIRMKDLIQQLLLLAKHDEQWKVDITSISLTNFVEDSVRAFREGYKREVHLDVEEEVTIKADSQKLKQLIFILMDNARKYSEDQIQVRIRKEESKAVIEVIDRGIGIPATDLPRVFDRFYRVDQARRRGGFGLGLSLAKELAEVMGAEIRLESKEGLGTYAQIWLPLTSSH, from the coding sequence ATGAAACTTCGAAATCGAATCCACCTGTACACGTCTGTATTATTTATTGGTCTTTTAATTCTAATCCATGCAGCGATTTACTTCTCTTTTAGCCAAATGATTTTAAAAAGTGAGCTGGAGCAGACAACACTTGAAGCAGAAAGAATAATGGAAGCCTTAGGACAAACGGAAGGCTCTGTACCAGCTGCCGATCTGCTAAGAGCCTATGTTCCGATTAATGGAATGGTTCGAATTGTGAATCCAGATGGAAGCCAACTGACGACAGTAACGGCTGCGGAACAGGAGCAGCTCTTTGATCAGCCGTTTGCCTTTCAGCAAAGTGAACAAAGGGAAATTGTAGAATACGATGGAATCCCTCATTCCTTTGTTTCTATTCCAATGATTTGGATGAACGGAGAAATAGTCAATCTTCAGGTAAACGAGAATTTAGAAGCAGTAGCCGATAATTTACGAGTTTTACAAATTGTATTACTGGTTGTTACGGTGATTGCTACAATTCCCGTGCTTCTATCAGCCGGTCTTCTTAGTAACCTGTTAACCAAACCAATTTCCTCTATGATTGAAACGATGCGTGAGATTCGAAAAAGCGGGCATTTTAAGCGAATCCATTTACCGAAAAAATCACAAAATGAGCTTTACTTATTAGGTGAAACCTTTAACGAAATGATGGACTTGCTCGAAAAAAATTATGCTAAACAGGAACAGTTTGTTTCGAACGCTTCTCATGAACTCAAAACACCGCTTACCATTATTGAATCGTATGCTAACCTTTTAAAGCGGAGAGGGAAAGAACAGCCTGAACTGTTTGATGAATCGGTAGAAGCGATCCATTCCGAGGCGATTCGGATGAAGGATTTAATCCAGCAACTGCTGCTGCTTGCCAAGCATGATGAACAATGGAAGGTAGATATAACATCTATTTCTTTAACAAATTTTGTTGAAGATTCAGTTCGGGCTTTCCGGGAAGGCTATAAGCGGGAAGTTCACTTGGATGTGGAAGAAGAGGTCACGATTAAAGCGGATTCGCAAAAATTAAAACAGCTTATTTTTATTTTAATGGACAATGCCAGAAAATATAGTGAAGACCAGATTCAAGTTAGAATCAGGAAAGAAGAGAGCAAAGCTGTTATTGAAGTAATCGATCGAGGAATCGGTATCCCTGCAACCGATTTGCCTAGAGTCTTTGATCGGTTTTATCGGGTCGATCAGGCAAGGAGAAGAGGCGGATTCGGCCTGGGTCTTTCTCTTGCCAAAGAACTTGCAGAGGTAATGGGAGCAGAGATCCGTTTAGAAAGTAAAGAAGGTCTTGGAACGTATGCCCAAATTTGGCTTCCGCTTACGAGTTCTCATTAA